A region of Brevinema andersonii DNA encodes the following proteins:
- a CDS encoding FKBP-type peptidyl-prolyl cis-trans isomerase, translating into MSAKTAKKGDAVKVHYKGTLDDNTVFDSSEGCEPLAFVIGEGHVIPGFENATEGMVIGETKKIHIPSSEAYGDVVEQAVVEIPVGQRLVLLHPETGEPMPVTIVKAENGILTLDGNHPLAGKDLNFEITMVEIGEPESNSGACSCGNH; encoded by the coding sequence ATGTCAGCAAAAACAGCAAAAAAAGGTGATGCCGTTAAAGTCCATTATAAGGGAACATTGGATGACAATACGGTATTCGACAGTTCGGAAGGTTGTGAGCCATTAGCATTTGTGATCGGAGAAGGACATGTTATTCCTGGCTTCGAAAACGCCACCGAAGGTATGGTTATCGGAGAGACAAAAAAAATTCATATTCCTAGCTCGGAAGCTTATGGTGATGTTGTAGAGCAGGCTGTTGTTGAGATTCCTGTGGGACAACGTTTGGTATTGCTTCATCCGGAAACAGGGGAACCTATGCCGGTTACCATTGTCAAAGCAGAAAATGGTATTCTCACGCTTGACGGCAACCATCCACTGGCAGGAAAAGATTTAAATTTTGAAATCACAATGGTTGAAATCGGAGAGCCTGAATCAAATAGCGGAGCTTGCAGCTGTGGCAATCATTAA
- a CDS encoding tetratricopeptide repeat protein, whose protein sequence is MLLMASFIYAQEPLENSALDELIELRLEFLEKDLSSEDLFRLGSLYFVLELYRNAADYYAIAAKQLEKKLSPETKTMISITYYNRGLALFSLELYDSAKSMFKRSFENNDTLIDALRMLGTVFFIEKNKIETLKYWEQYLALAPESMEHSLIEDAVEKLKNPKFQFPEADDILENQDNPAWPFLNPDTIPYPESYYQRKRVV, encoded by the coding sequence TTGCTTTTGATGGCAAGTTTTATTTACGCACAAGAGCCTCTAGAAAATTCTGCCTTGGATGAATTGATTGAACTACGTTTAGAATTTCTGGAGAAAGATTTATCCTCCGAAGATTTGTTTCGATTGGGCAGTTTATATTTTGTTCTGGAATTGTATAGAAATGCTGCAGATTATTATGCAATCGCAGCAAAACAACTTGAGAAAAAACTTTCCCCTGAAACAAAAACAATGATTTCTATTACATATTACAACAGAGGCTTAGCTCTTTTTTCATTGGAGCTTTATGATTCTGCGAAATCTATGTTTAAGCGCTCTTTTGAGAACAACGATACTTTAATTGATGCTTTGAGAATGTTAGGGACTGTTTTTTTTATTGAGAAAAATAAAATAGAAACACTCAAATATTGGGAACAATATCTGGCACTAGCACCAGAAAGTATGGAACATTCACTCATTGAAGATGCAGTAGAAAAACTAAAAAACCCCAAATTCCAATTTCCAGAAGCAGATGATATCTTAGAAAATCAAGATAATCCAGCATGGCCTTTTCTCAATCCTGATACAATTCCATATCCAGAATCTTACTACCAAAGAAAGAGAGTTGTGTAA
- the alaS gene encoding alanine--tRNA ligase yields the protein MKTAQSVRQDFFNFFRSKGHAIVPSASLVPENDPTLLFTNAGMNQFKDIFLGMGTRPYTRAADTQKVMRVSGKHNDFNDVGRDTYHHTFFEMLGNWSFGDYYKKEAIMWAWELLTDIWKLPKKRLYATVHYSDKESLEIWRDFTDINPKHILEFGDKENFWEMGATGPCGPCSEIHIDLSPDLSQSIGVHGINADNPLFIELWNLVFIQFNRNEDGSLTELPAKHVDTGMGLERITAVLQQKNSNYDTDLFIPIIDAVSEYSGIIYTQGFEGTPHRVIADHIRALTLAIGDGIMPSNEGRGYVIRKILRRAARFGRELGLTEPFLHLLVPVVTEIMVEPFPELQDKLDSITSVIKSEEESFFRTLNKGFYKIKELISKTHASQSKMISGEDVFLLYDSMGFPIDFTEQILKDENLTYDKPAFEKLMDLQKERARASWKADSLDFSTFRHLPDTQYIETPTVEAVILKVAEQNNETIALVLDKTPFYAEKGGQIGDTGTITADGLIIDIFDTKFLDGKHIHLGKIKQGRVLEGNPVTATVDEIRKKNIARHHSTAHLINKALRQVLGNHVSQAGSWIGETKMRFDFTHPKALTFDELRQIETIVNQDIRNNYFTNIKEMPIENAKKLGAIAAFEEKYGDIVRVVCLGDSLELCGGTHVESTGEIGVVSLIGDTSVSSGTRRIEAIAGKAALDRFQETLEREKELSNLLKVPEKKLTERVDILLNELKDKEKEIKFYKNLLINTEFDKLLNQSISVKGHTIIITETNADNEKLTALSMKFKEKVKSGVMVLAAKQGEKVLLSAAVSEDLNSQLNAGQLIKELAPMIGGGGGGKADFALAGGKNPAGLCIALAAAQKKISNLL from the coding sequence ATGAAAACGGCCCAATCCGTTCGTCAGGATTTTTTTAATTTTTTCCGTTCAAAAGGGCATGCTATTGTGCCATCAGCATCTCTCGTTCCCGAAAACGATCCGACACTTTTGTTTACCAACGCAGGAATGAACCAGTTCAAAGATATTTTTTTAGGGATGGGTACACGGCCTTATACACGCGCTGCTGACACACAAAAAGTTATGCGTGTTTCCGGAAAACATAATGATTTCAACGACGTTGGGCGCGACACCTATCACCATACGTTTTTTGAGATGCTTGGAAACTGGAGTTTCGGCGATTACTACAAAAAAGAAGCAATTATGTGGGCATGGGAACTACTCACTGATATTTGGAAGCTGCCCAAAAAACGTCTTTATGCAACTGTTCATTACTCGGACAAAGAAAGCCTTGAAATTTGGCGTGATTTTACGGATATTAATCCGAAACATATTTTAGAATTCGGGGATAAAGAAAATTTTTGGGAAATGGGAGCAACAGGACCCTGTGGACCTTGTTCGGAAATTCATATTGATTTATCACCCGATCTCTCTCAAAGTATTGGAGTTCACGGCATCAATGCTGATAATCCTCTTTTTATTGAGCTTTGGAACCTTGTTTTTATCCAATTCAACAGAAATGAAGATGGTTCTCTAACCGAACTCCCCGCTAAACATGTCGATACGGGAATGGGGCTCGAGCGAATAACAGCCGTCCTTCAACAAAAAAATTCTAATTACGATACTGATCTTTTTATACCTATAATTGATGCCGTGTCTGAATATTCTGGCATTATCTACACTCAAGGATTTGAAGGTACTCCTCATCGGGTGATTGCAGACCACATTCGAGCATTAACGCTCGCTATTGGTGACGGAATTATGCCTTCCAACGAAGGCCGCGGCTACGTTATTCGAAAAATTCTGCGTAGAGCGGCGCGTTTTGGCAGGGAATTGGGATTAACAGAACCTTTTTTGCATCTTTTAGTGCCAGTAGTTACAGAGATTATGGTTGAACCATTCCCAGAACTACAGGATAAACTTGATTCAATTACTTCAGTAATTAAATCCGAAGAAGAAAGCTTTTTTCGGACACTTAACAAAGGATTTTACAAAATCAAAGAATTGATCTCCAAAACACATGCATCTCAAAGCAAAATGATCAGCGGAGAAGATGTTTTCCTTCTGTATGATTCTATGGGATTTCCTATAGATTTCACGGAACAAATCCTCAAAGATGAAAATCTGACTTATGACAAACCGGCTTTCGAAAAACTTATGGACTTGCAGAAAGAAAGAGCGCGAGCCTCATGGAAAGCGGACAGTTTGGATTTTTCGACATTCAGACACCTACCAGACACTCAATATATCGAAACACCCACCGTTGAAGCTGTTATTCTAAAAGTAGCAGAACAAAACAATGAAACAATCGCCCTTGTTCTTGACAAAACCCCATTTTATGCAGAAAAAGGAGGACAAATTGGCGATACTGGCACTATTACCGCAGACGGACTAATTATTGATATTTTTGATACTAAATTTCTTGATGGAAAGCATATTCATCTAGGAAAAATTAAACAGGGCAGAGTTTTAGAAGGTAATCCAGTAACTGCTACGGTAGATGAGATACGCAAGAAAAATATCGCCCGTCATCACAGCACTGCCCACCTTATCAACAAAGCATTACGTCAAGTTTTAGGAAACCATGTCAGTCAAGCTGGCTCCTGGATTGGTGAAACAAAAATGCGATTTGATTTCACTCATCCCAAAGCACTTACTTTCGATGAACTGCGCCAAATTGAAACAATCGTTAATCAAGATATCCGTAATAATTACTTTACCAATATCAAAGAGATGCCGATCGAAAATGCTAAAAAACTCGGCGCTATTGCAGCGTTTGAAGAAAAATATGGTGATATTGTACGGGTTGTTTGCTTGGGAGATTCATTAGAACTTTGTGGTGGCACACATGTAGAATCCACAGGCGAAATAGGTGTAGTCAGCCTTATCGGAGATACTTCAGTGTCCTCAGGAACACGGCGGATCGAAGCAATAGCAGGAAAAGCCGCTTTGGACCGATTTCAGGAAACACTCGAACGAGAAAAGGAATTAAGCAACTTGTTGAAAGTTCCAGAAAAAAAATTAACTGAACGTGTTGACATTTTGCTGAATGAATTGAAAGACAAAGAAAAAGAAATTAAATTTTACAAAAATCTGCTGATTAATACCGAATTTGACAAGCTTTTAAATCAAAGTATTTCCGTTAAAGGCCATACCATAATAATCACAGAAACAAATGCTGACAACGAAAAATTAACAGCTTTAAGCATGAAATTCAAAGAAAAAGTAAAAAGCGGAGTAATGGTATTAGCAGCAAAGCAGGGAGAAAAAGTTCTGCTTTCTGCTGCAGTTTCTGAAGATCTCAACAGCCAACTCAATGCAGGACAACTGATAAAAGAATTAGCACCAATGATAGGGGGAGGGGGAGGGGGGAAAGCAGATTTTGCTTTGGCAGGAGGAAAAAATCCCGCCGGATTATGCATTGCGTTGGCTGCAGCACAAAAAAAAATTTCAAATTTATTATAG
- a CDS encoding PTS sugar transporter subunit IIA: MMTLRALLGEKAFHVGLKANSKKDIIKEIAEFFAYVYHLEYNKIFKALWEREEKGSTGLGKELAVPHARVSGLDSMKLAVFYAPDGKDFDAYDQIPTKLFFAAVIDEDAHPQEQLDMLRIIVETCEKTDLMESLSKVHTRDELHDLVIRRITETQNS, encoded by the coding sequence ATGATGACATTAAGAGCACTGCTTGGAGAAAAAGCGTTTCACGTCGGGCTGAAGGCCAATTCCAAAAAAGACATTATAAAAGAAATTGCTGAATTTTTTGCATACGTATACCATTTGGAATACAACAAGATTTTCAAAGCGTTGTGGGAGCGCGAAGAAAAAGGTTCCACCGGACTAGGCAAAGAGTTAGCAGTGCCACATGCGCGGGTTTCGGGTCTGGACAGCATGAAACTCGCAGTATTTTACGCTCCGGACGGCAAAGATTTCGATGCATATGATCAAATCCCAACCAAGCTGTTTTTCGCTGCGGTAATTGATGAAGATGCTCATCCTCAAGAACAGTTGGATATGCTGCGTATTATTGTAGAAACCTGCGAAAAAACAGATCTCATGGAAAGTTTGTCAAAAGTACATACACGTGATGAACTTCATGACCTAGTTATACGACGCATTACAGAAACACAAAACTCCTAA
- a CDS encoding tetratricopeptide repeat protein codes for MTEILLTLAASTVILTILAVIVQLVIIEPGFVHKVEFLVESKNLDEAETLVKAYLKKNHQDPIANYWLGEIYRLSGKKKDAAGIFEALLKKNFSRYKDYYKNMLFYLANFYKEENVPEIAFNYIDQLVHMDSSNSDYYLLMSEILLQMQNPHQALVPLSKALGIDKNNIKAWQLYADTNFDIGNLQEAYTSYSYLIKLEPQAPTTWYRLGETCEKKHEISKAICFYLKAEQFKNPQIEFLAAMKLGKLYKDQEEIYSAIQALERGLIVAKPEVASTSQILLLHYELAELYITIQDFDKAIIQWEYIMHIDPNYLDVKRKLQEFSSIRLSDFFKDLLTKTDKALIETTHEFVKKFKYTIDNYKTFGQDIITVTASETTGKWRDTKRAKTLFMFWCSSDPLPENAILRALQTQKTDNFSRIIVISTGPVLSEVRNTLSRRSIDFYDKDNIQNLMQAFNITEHL; via the coding sequence ATGACTGAGATTTTATTGACATTAGCTGCTAGTACTGTTATACTGACAATTTTAGCAGTGATCGTACAGCTTGTCATTATTGAACCAGGATTTGTTCATAAAGTAGAGTTTCTAGTCGAATCTAAAAATTTAGATGAAGCTGAAACTTTAGTAAAAGCCTACCTCAAAAAAAACCATCAAGACCCTATAGCTAATTACTGGTTAGGTGAGATTTATCGCCTGTCCGGCAAAAAAAAGGATGCAGCCGGAATATTCGAAGCTCTCCTCAAAAAAAATTTTTCACGCTATAAAGATTACTACAAAAATATGTTGTTTTATCTTGCCAATTTCTACAAGGAAGAAAATGTTCCTGAAATAGCATTCAACTATATTGACCAACTAGTTCATATGGATTCCAGCAATTCGGATTACTATCTGTTAATGAGCGAAATTCTTTTGCAGATGCAAAATCCTCATCAAGCTCTAGTACCTTTATCAAAAGCATTAGGAATTGATAAGAATAATATTAAAGCTTGGCAACTTTATGCGGATACGAATTTTGATATAGGCAATCTTCAAGAAGCTTATACCTCTTATTCTTATTTGATTAAATTGGAACCTCAAGCACCGACAACATGGTACCGACTGGGTGAAACATGTGAGAAAAAACATGAAATTTCCAAAGCAATTTGTTTTTATCTGAAAGCGGAACAGTTCAAAAACCCGCAAATTGAATTTCTGGCGGCAATGAAACTAGGTAAACTTTACAAAGATCAAGAAGAAATTTATTCGGCCATCCAAGCATTAGAACGGGGTTTGATTGTTGCAAAACCAGAAGTTGCATCAACTTCGCAAATTTTATTGCTGCACTACGAGCTGGCTGAATTGTATATAACTATCCAAGATTTCGATAAAGCAATTATACAATGGGAATATATTATGCATATAGACCCTAATTATCTGGATGTTAAACGCAAACTGCAAGAATTTTCTTCTATTCGATTGAGTGATTTTTTCAAAGACCTGCTCACCAAAACAGACAAAGCATTAATTGAAACAACTCATGAATTCGTAAAAAAATTCAAATATACAATCGACAATTACAAAACTTTTGGACAAGATATTATTACAGTTACAGCCTCAGAAACAACAGGCAAATGGCGTGACACCAAACGTGCAAAAACATTATTTATGTTTTGGTGTTCGTCGGATCCGCTGCCTGAAAATGCTATCTTACGTGCTCTGCAAACGCAAAAAACTGATAATTTTTCACGCATTATTGTGATATCTACTGGGCCTGTATTGTCTGAAGTCAGAAATACATTGAGCCGGCGTTCGATTGATTTCTATGATAAAGACAACATTCAAAATCTTATGCAGGCATTCAACATAACGGAGCACTTATGA